In Nocardia sp. NBC_01327, the genomic stretch AGCCCGTCACCCACCGGAATCAGCACACTGGTGAGCAGCGGATTCTCCGCGATCGCCCGGGTCGCCGCCCGCACCGCCTGCGTCTGCGGATCGCGCTGCGCCGGATCCGGCACCCGCCCGCCGAGCAGCGCGTTGTGCAGCAGAATCGCCCCGCCCTCGCGCAGCAGGCGCACGGCCTGATCCACATATTGCGGATGCTCGAGCGGTGCGGCATCGATGAACACCAGGTCGTAGGCCCCATCCGCCAAGCGCGGCAACACATCCAGGGCCCGGCCGTTGATGAGGCGGGTCCGCGCGGGCGTGATCTCGGCGGAGCGGAAGGCCTCCCGCGCCGCGCGCTGATGCTCGGGTTCGGAGTCGATGGTGGTCAGGGTGCCGTCCTCACGCATACCGTCCAACAGCCACAGTCCGCTCACGCCGGCCCCGGTGCCGACCTCCACCACCGCCCGCGCACCCAGGAGCTGGGAGTACATGCTCAGCAGTGCGCCGACCGAGGGCGGCACGGGCGCAGCGCCGAGTTCGAGGGCGCGTTCGCGCGCGGCGACGAGGATCTCGTCCTCGGCGACGGATTCCTCCACGTAGGCGAGGTTGCGCTGCAGGTTCGGAGTCAGGCTCACGGATATGAGGCTAACGGCGCGGAGCCGCTATCGCGTGGCGGTGATCGACCGGTGTGGCGATTTTTCTCAGGTGTCCCTCAGCGTCCACATACGGCGAGCACATCAGGACCGGCGAGAGTATGGGCTACGTCAGGCCAGCGACCGTCGGCTCGGCGACCGGGAACACACGACCCACCAGGTCGGTTGTACCCGGCAGTCGGAACCGATGGTCCCGAGTAGGAGGTAACCCCATCCACATGGTCGACATGGCGCGTGAACCCGTCATCCTGCCCGCGCAGGACCTGCTGCTGACCGGCGATACCTCGCCCGAAGGCGATCTCAACGCGGAAGCCCTGTCCGGAACCGCCGTCTTCGATGCCACCGGTGACCGCACCATGATGCCGACCTGGGACGAGTTGGTCCGGGAGCACGCCGACCGCGTGTACCGCCTGGCCTACCGCCTCTCCGGTGATCAGCAGGACGCCGAGGATCTGACCCAGGAAACCTTCATCCGGGTGTTCCGCTCGCTGCAGAACTATCAGCCGGGCACCTTCGAGGGCTGGCTGCACCGCATCACCACGAACCTGTTCCTGGATATGGTGCGCCGTCGCAATCGCATTCGCATGGAGGCGCTGCCCGAGGACTACGACCGGGTGCCGTCCGAGGGCCCGGGTCCCGAGCAGCTCTATCACGACGCGAATCTGGACCCGGAGCTGCAGGCCGCACTGGATTCGCTGGCGCCGGAGTTCCGCGCCGCGGTCGTGCTCTGTGACATCGAGGGTCTGTCGTACGAGGAGATCGGCGCCACGCTCGGGGTCAAACTGGGCACCGTGCGCAGCCGCATCCACCGAGGACGTCAGGCACTCAAAGAGCACCTTGCGCATAATGGAGTGGAGCGGCGTTTCGCCGCCACCGAGAACGTCGGCTGAAGGTGCGGGCTCAGCGCCCGCTCACCGACATTCCCGATGTAGCCGAGGTGGTCCGGAAGGGTGTGCAGCTTATGAGTGGCGAGGACAGAACGCCGCGTCGACCACCTCGTTTCGCCGCTACCGAGCATCTGGCCAGTGAGGCCATCGCCGCGTATGTGGACGGTGAATTGCGGATGAACGCGTATCTGCGTGCCGCTCACCATCTTTCCGTCTGCCGTGAATGCGCGGCGGAAGTAGACGCACAGCAGCAGGCGCGCATTGCGCTGCGGCAGTCGTCGGATCAGATTTCCGCGCCTATGCGCCTGCACGATTCCCTGAGTCGTATCCCGCTGTCGGAACTGCCCACTGCGGAAAACACGCTGAATGCCGATCGCAGCACGTTCGCCCGCGGCGCGAACTTCGTCGGACTGCGCGAAGATTCGTTCGACAGCAAACGGTGGACTTCTTGGTGGCGCAAGTAGAGTTCATCGCGTGACCACCGAATCGAAGAACACGGGCCCGATTCCGGGTGAGGGGCCCGCGGCGAACAACCTGCCGCAGTCTGCGCAGGCTTCGGATTCGGCGGCTGATCGGGGGAACCTGAGGCCGTCGGACGCACCGGTCCTGGGGCCGCGACCGGTGTATCGGCCGCATGTGGACAAACACACCGCGCGTGCCTTCCGCCGCCCGGACGGGCAGCGCAGTTCTTTCGCCCCGCGCACCGCCGCAGCCGCCGCTACCGCCGCCTCCTCGGACGGCCCGCAGGTACAGAACCGGCCGCCGGACGCCGTGCTGGCCGAGGCGTTCGGACGCCCCGCAGGTTCCGATGAACTGCTGCAGCGTGATCCGGAGGCGAAGGCCGAGAGCGCGCCCGCCGCCGGTCCCGTCGATCCGTGGCGTGATCCCGAGTCTCCGGCCCGCCTGGGTGCGCCCGCCGTGGCCACCGCGCAGCCGGCCGCACTCACCCCCGGCGCGCAGCTGACCGCCCGCGAGGTGCTCTTCGGTGGCCGGGTGGCCCCGAAGGCGCTCATTATTCTTTCCGCCGTCGCGCTGGTGATCGGGCTGGCGGGTGGCCTGGTGGGGCGGCTCACCGCCGAATCCACCTCATCGCTGACCTCCCGCAAGGTGGCGCTGCAGTCCGCCGATTCCACCAATCTGCCGCACGGGCAGATCGCGAAGGTGGTCGATGCCGTCATGCCCGCGGTGGTGACCGTGCGCGCCTGGGTCGGCGATACCGGATCCACGGGTTCGGGTGTGGTCATCGACGGCGCGGGTTACATCGTCACCAATAATCACGTGGTCTCGCTGGCCGCCACCGACAAGACCGGCAAAGCCCAACTGCAGGTGGTCTTCTCGGACGGCACCCGGGTGCCGACCTCGATCGTCGGCCGCGATATCAAGTCCGATCTGGCGGTGCTGAAGGTCGATGTGAAGAACCTGGCGGTGCTGCAGCTCGGCAATTCGAATGACGTGAAGGTCGGCGACGACGTCATTGCCATCGGTTCGCCACTGGGCCTGGAGAAGACCGTCACCTCCGGTATCGTCTCCGCGCTGCACCGGCCGGTGAAGGTCGGCGGCGAGGGCACCGATACCGATGCCACGCTCGATGCCGTGCAGACCGATGCCGCCATCAACCACGGCAACTCCGGTGGCGCGCTGGTGGATATGCAGGGCAAGCTGATCGGCATCAACTCGGCCATCAAATCCGAGAGCGGCGGATCGGTCGGCCTGGGCTTCGCGATTCCGGTGGATCAGGTGAAGCGGATTTCGCAGGCGCTGATCCGGGACGGCTCGGTGCATCATCCGCGCCTCGGGGTGAGCGCCAAGACCAAGATCGTCGCCAATGATGTGATGAGCGGCGCGGCGGTGGCCGATGTGCAGGCCGGTAGCCCGGCGGCCAAGGCGGGCATCGTGGAGGGCGATGTCATCGTCAAGGTCGGCGACCGCGATGTGTCCGGTCCCGACGAGCTGACGGTTGCCGTGCAGTCCAACCAGATCGGGCAGACGGTGACGGTTCGCCTGATCCGCGACGGCCGCGAGGTCGACGTCCCGGTCACCCTGGAATCGGACTAGGTAGTCTGAGGTCGTGTTCAGCAGTTTTGGCTTTGGCGAGTTGCTGATTCTGCTCGTCGCCGCACTCGTGATCCTCGGTCCGGAGCGCCTGCCCGGCGCTTTGCGCTGGGCGATGAACGCGCTCAAACAGGCGCGCGATTACGCGACCGGCGCGACGCAGCAACTCAAGGATGAGCTGGGTCCGGAATTCGAGGAGATTCGCAAACCGCTGGAGCAGTTGAACGAACTGCGCAGTATGAATCCGCGCTCGATGGTCACCAAACATCTTCTCAATGGCGATGATTCACTGCTGAACGATCTCACCGACCTGACGAAGGGCAATTTCGACAAGCCCGTCACGCCTGCGAGCAGCAGTTTCGAGAACTACTCCATGCCGAAACCGCAGAAGCCGCTGGAGCGCAACGAACGTCCGCCGGTCGATCCCGACGCCACGTGATCTTCGGTCCGTCAAGCGGTCTAGACACCTGCGGCTGTTCAGGTATCTAGACTGCGCTCATGTCGGCCGACGAGGTGGCACGGGTGTTCGCGATCGAAGATAAGGTCGAGCGCCTAAAAGCCGCCACCGAAGGCGTGGCGGCGGCGCAGCAGGCCATCAATGAGCTGACTCGCATCCGCCGCGCTGTGATTCGTGAACTTCATGCCGAAGGCTGGACGTTCGCCAGAATCGGTGCGGCGGCCGGACTTTCCCGGGCGCGCATCCATCAGGTCAGTACGCAGGGACCGGTGCCGGAGGGATTGTTCTTCGGGCACGGGCCGCTCACCATTCTCACGCCGGATGTGCGCAGCACCACCCGCACGCTGGCGCTGGTGGGCGCTCCCGATGCCGCGGCGCCGCACCGCCTGGTGGAACTGCTGCGCGAGCTCGGCTTCACCGCGAATGTGCAGCGCTTCCTGCCGGGCCGCCCGCTCGATCTGGACCGGGACGGGCTGATCGTGCTCGGCGGGCCCGAATTGTCGCCCAGCCTGCGCTATCTCGTGGCCGCCGATCCGCGGCTGCGCCGCACGGTGGCGCGCGCGGGCCGGGTCCGGCGCGGTATCGAGGATCGGGCCGCGCGGCGCGTCTACCGTCCCGGCGGCACCGAGCCCTACGACATCGCCTATCTGGCCAGACTTCCGCGCCCGGACGGCAAGGGCACGGTGCTGGTCATCGACGGCCTGCATCCGCCGGCGTCACTGGGCGCAATCCGTTTGCTGGCAACACGTTTGGCCACCCTGCACGAGCGCGCGGCCACCCACCCCTTCTCGGCGGTGGTGGGTGTCCGCTACGACCGCAATACCGGCGAACCGATCGAAGCGGATCTGCTCACCCCGATCTACCGCCACGACCGGTAGAAGTTCAGGCCGCGGCCCATTCGGGTCGCAGCGTATTCATCGGCGGCCGATCTGCCAAGGAAACTTCCGTCGACTGCGCGGTGAATTCGCCTCCGACGAGTGGGAACTGGGTCAGCGCCGCACCGGAGTCGGCGACGCCGGCCCGGCCCAGCACGGTGCCGAGGATCTGGCGGCTCATGACGCCGAGTTCCGACAGCGGCCGGTTGCGGTGCTGGCGCACACCGAGATTCACCTGGCCGATGGCGGACAGTCCCAGCATGTCGTGGGTGTCCAGCAGCAGCCCGATCTCCACGCCGTAACCGGGCGCGAAGGGTACGGCGGTAAGCAGTTCGCGCGTGCCCGCGTATTCGCCGCCCAAGGGCTGCAGCACATTCGACAGCTGCGGGCGCAGTGCGGCCAGCAGCGGGCGGGCCACCAGTTCGGTGACGCGGCCGCCGCCGTTGTCGTCGATGGTGGCGCCCTGCCGCAGCGGACGGCGGTAGTACGCCTTCACCAGGTGCATACCGTCCACGGTGAGCAGCGGGCCGAGCAGATTCGGCACGAACATCGGATCCGGGTCGATCAGATCCGAGTCGACGAAGGCCACCAGATCACCGGTGGTGACGGCCAGTGAGCGCCAGAGCACCTCACCCTTGCCGGGCACCGGTTCGAGTTCGGGCACGGCCTGCTCCCGGGTGACCACCGTCGCACCCGCGGCCTGTGCGCGTTCGGCGGTGGCATCGGTGGACCCGGAGTCCAGGACGACGAGTTCGTCCACGAGCGTGCCGAGCAGGGGCCGAATACTGGCCACCACGGCGGCGACGGTGGCCTCCTCGTTGAGGGCGGGCAGCACCACGGAGACGGTGCGGTCGCCCTTGGCGGCCACGAGTTCCTCGACCGTCCACTGCGGACGGTCCCAGCTGTTGGTTTTCACCCAGTTCTTGTTCATGCCAAACCTCGCAACGTGCGGGCGGGTGGGCGCAGGCCCTGAATCGCGGCGATCATGTCCACCACGCGTCGGGTGGCCGCTACTTCGTGTACCCGGAAAACTCGAGCACCCGCGGCGGCCGACCATGCAGTCGCTGCCAATGTGCCCTCCAATCGCTCGGATAGCTCGACACCAAGAGTCTCTCCGATGAAATCCTTATTACTCAGCGCCATCAAGACAGGCCATCCGGTATTCACAAGAACGTCCACAGACCGCAACAATTCAAGCCCGTGATACGTGTTTTTGCCGAAATCATGCGTGGGATCTATAAGTATCGAATCTTTTGCCACTCCGGCCGCCGCCGCACTCTCGGCCGCCGCGACCACGGTTTCGGTGACTTCCGCCACCACATCCGCGTAACGCACGCGATGCGGGCGGGTTCGCGGTATCGCGCCGCCGGTGTGACTGCACACAATTCCCGCGTGCAGTTCCGCCGCCACCGCGACCAGTTCGGGGTCGGCCCCGGCCCAGGTGTCGTTGATCAGATCCGCGCCCGCGCGCACGGCGGCCCGCGCGACCTCGGCGCGCCAGGTGTCCACACTGATCAACAGGTCCGGGAACCGCGCCCGGATGGCGGCGACGAAGGGCACCACGCGGCGGGCTTCCTCGGCGGCATCCACATCGCTACCGGGTCCGGCCTTGACGCCGCCGATATCGACAAGATCAGCGCCCTCGGCCACGGCCCGCGCCACGGCCGCCATGGCGGCCTCGTCACTGAAGGTCGCGCCCTTGTCATAGAACGAGTCCGGCGTCCGGTTCACGATCGCCATCACCAGCGCCCGATCCGTCGCCACCGGCTTCCCGCACAATGTCGGCAACGGCGCACACATGCGCTCCAATGTACCGACCCCTGTCCCGCCCCTGCTGGGCAGCCGACCGGAACCAGCCGCTGAACGGGGCGATCGCCCCGGTGGGTCGAGTCAGGCGCGCGGCGCCTTGGCCGCGGCTACGTCGGCGGGGTATTCGGGGTAGAAGGGGACGTAACCGTCGGTTCGCCCGGCGAGGGCGTAGAGGGTGCTGCTGTCATCGGTGGTGAAGCCCTGATTGCGGAGTTCCACCTTCCGGCTCTTGTAGGTCGAGGTCTGCTCGAGTGCGGCGACCACCCGAATGAAAAGGGGGACAGCGTAAGTGGGCAGCCGGTCGTAGAGCACCTTGGCGGCGGCCTTGCCGTCGAACTCGGCGCCGTCGGCGAGGGTCACGGCGGCTATGCCCGCCTTCCCGTCGGTGCCGGGGATCTCGACGCCGTAGACGACCGCCTCGTCGATGGCGTCCACACCGCCGAACGCCCCCTCCACCTCGGTGGTCGCCACGTTCTCGCCCTTCCAGCGGAAGGTGTCGCCGAGGCGGTCGACGAAGGCGATATGACCCCAGCGCTGATCGCGGACCAGATCACCGGTGTCGAACCAGCAGTCACCGGAGGTGAATCCGTCCCGGACCAGCTTGGATTCGGTTGCGGCACTGTCGGTATAGCCGTCGAAGGGGGAACTGCTGGTGACCTTGGCGAGCAGCAGGCCGACGCCGCCCGGCCGGACGCGGCGGAGTTTGCCGTCCGATCCGCGCCTGGCCTTACCGGTGCCGTCGTCGTACTCGACGATGGCGAACGGCAGCGGGGTGAATCCGGCGGTCTTGTCGAGGCTGAACGCATTGATGAAGGCGATGTTTCCTTCACTCGCGCCGTAGAACTCGACAATGCGCTTGATGCCGAAGCGATTACGGAATTCGTCCCAGAGTTCGGGGCGCAGGCCGTTGCCGACGGCCAGGCGCACCTGGTGCATGCGGTCGGTGCGCTTGGGCGGCTGATTGATCAGATAGCGGCAGAGTTCGCCGATGTAGATGAAGGCGGTGGCCTGGGTGGCGATGGCCTCCTCCCAGAAGCGGGAGGCCGAGAACTTGCGCCCCAGTGCGAGTGTCGCGCCGCCGGCGATGACCGAGGACAGCGCGACCGTGAGCGCATTGTTGTGATAGAGCGGCAGGCAGCAGTAGAGGGTGTCGCCGCCGCCGAGCCGGACGCCGAGCCCGCCGATGCCCGCCATGCTCTTGGTCCAGCGCAGATGCGTCATGACGCTGGCCTTGGGCAGGCCGGTGGTGCCGGAGGTGAAGATCAGATAGGCGCGTTCCTTCGCCGTGATCTGTTCGCACACAGGCGGATTCGTGGCGTCCGCGGTGCGGGCGGCGGCTTCCAGATCCTTCGACCACAGCAGGCTCGGGCGCAGTTCGGTGAGCGTGTCGAGGGCTTCGGCGCACTCCTCCCCCACCACGTCGAGCACCGAGTTCAGCAGTCCGAAACTGTGCTGCAGCACGGAATCTCGCTGATTGTGGTTCAGCAGTCCGGCGGTCGCACCGAGTTTCACGACGGCCAGCACCGTGAACAGCGCCTCGGGCCGGTTGGCCAGCAGGATGCCGACCACATCGCCGCGCTTCACCCCGCGTTCGGCCAGCACGTGCGCGTACCGGTTCACCTCGGAATTGGCTTCGCCCCAGCGGTATTCGCGGCCCTCGAAGCGCAGGAAGGGCCGGTCCGGATGTTTGGCGGCCGCGCGCTGGAAGAACAGTCCGATCGACGCCTTCGAATCGGATTTCACCAGCATGTGCACGGCATTGCGCAGCATCCCGGGACCCTGCAGTGCCATACCGGGCAGGCTGCGGACCAAATCCATCAGGCCGACCGTCGATTGGGCGTCGGTATTCACTTCGCTGGGCTCCTCACCGGGTTGTGCTGCTGACCACACCCTTACGGAAGTACCCCGGGTTGTCGAGCGAAACCCACCGGACCAGTCGGTTCTGCGGGTCAGTCCTCCGGGCCGAGCGCCGCGAACGCCTCGGCGAAATCGCCGGTCACGATCACGCGGTCGAGGGCGGTCCGCCCGGCGAATCCGCGCTCGGCCACCTCCTCCAGCCAGGCGAACAACCCGCGGTAGTGGCCGTCGGGATCGAGGACCACCACCGGTTTGTCGTGCATGCCCAGATAGGCCCCGGTCCAGGTCTCGAAGAGCTCCTCGAGCGTGCCGAGCCCGCCGGGCAGCGTGAGGAAGGCGTCGGCGCGCTCGTCCATGATCTGTTTCCGCTCGCGCATGGAGTCGGTGACGATCAGCTCGTCGGAGTCCACATCCGCCATTTCGCGGTGCACCAGCTTCTTCGGGATGACGCCGACGGTTGTCGCGCCCGCCTCGCGCGCCGCCGTCGCGACCGCGCCCATCATGGAGACGTGTCCGCCGCCCGAGACCAATTGCCAACCGCGGCGGCCGATTTCGGCGCCCACGCGGCGCGCCAATTCCAGCGCGGCCGGATCGTCGACACTGGCCGAGCAGTACACGCACACCGAATACGGCTGACTCACCACTGATCTCCCGTCCCGGCGGCGGCGTCCATCTGGGCGCGGGTGTCGGCGGCCTGCTGCACCAGGGCAATGACCTCGTCCACGCTGTCTGTGACGTGGATCAGGTTCATATCACCGGGCGCGATCTTGGCGGAGCCGAGCAGTGAGTCGCGCAGCCAATCCACCAGTCCCGCCCAGTATTTGGTACCGAACAGGATGATCGGGAACTGGTTGATCTTATGCGTCTGCACCAGGGTGAGCGCCTCGAACAGCTCGTCCAGGGTGCCGAAACCGCCCGGCAGGCAGACGAAGGCCTGCGCGTACTTCACGAACATGGTCTTGCGCGCGAAGAAGTACCGGAAGTTGATGCCGAGATCGACCCATTCGTTGAGGTGCTGCTCGAACGGCAGCTCGATGCCGAGCCCGATCGAGTACCCGCCCGCCTCGGAGGCGCCGCGATTGGCGGCCTCCATGGCGCCCGGGCCGCCGCCGGTGATGACCGCGAACCCGGCGCGCGCGAGCGCACCGCCGATGGCCATGCCCGCCTGGTACTCCGGTGATTCCGGCGCCGTGCGCGCCGACCCGAAGACCGCGACCGCGCGCGGCACCTCTGCCAAAGCCCCGAAGCCCTCGACGAATTCGGCCTGGATGCGCAGCACCCGCCACGGATCGGTATGCACCCAATCCGCCGGTCCCCGCTCATCGAGCAGATGCTGATCGGTGGTCCCGATCCCGACCTTCCGGTCCCGCCGCAGCATTATCGGACCGCGATACTGCGGCGTCCTGGCACTCGGCAGCTCACCCTCAGCAGACATGCAGCCACTTTAGCTGTGTTTGATTTGCCCTCCGCTTCGCTCCGGGCGGGTCGTGGCCCTGTTACCCGGTTCTTCCCTCCCTGCGCTCGCCGCTGCGCGGCATTGCTCCGCTCAGTCCAGAACCGGGCGGGCCACGACCTTTGGGGCGGATGTCCCTGGGGGCGACCGTTTCTCGGGCGGGATCACCTCAGGCCTTGTCGCCTCGGAGGTAGCTGCGGAGCATGGAGGTGACCTGGGTGATCTGGGCTACGGGGAGGTGTTCGTCGCGTTTGTGGGCGAGGTTGGGGTCGCCGGGGCCGAAGTTGACGGCGGGGATGCCGCGGGCGGCGAAGCGGGAGACGTCGGTCCAGCCGTATTTGGCGCGGACGCCGCCGCTGCCGTGGGCGTGCACGATTTCGATGAGGTCCTTGGCGGCCGGGTTGGACAGGCCGGGCAGGGCGCCGGGGGCGCCGTCGGTGCGTTCGAAGCCCAGGTCCAGGCCCGAGAAGACCTCGCGCACATGCTCGGTGGCCTCGTCGAGGGTGCGATCGGGCGCGAAGCGGAAGTTCACATCGACCTCGGCCACATCGGGCACCACATTGCCCGCGACGCCACCGGAGACGCGGACGGCGGACAGGCCCTCGCGGTACACGCAGCCGTCGATCTCCACCTCCCGCGCCTGGTATCCGGCGAGGCGTTCCAGCACGGGCGCGAGGCGGTGAATGGCGTTGTCGCCCAACCAGGCTCGGGCGGTGTGCGCACGCACGCCGGAGGTGGTGAGCCGAATCCGCAGGGTGCCCTGGCAACCGGCTTCGATCCAGCCGCCGGAGGGCTCACCGAGAATGGCGAGATCGCCGGCCAGCCATTCGGGCAGTTCGCGTTCGATGCGCCCGAGTCCGTTGAACTCGGCGGCGATCTCTTCGCAGTCGTAGAAGATGAGCGTCAGATCGTGCACCGGATCGGCGACGGTGGCGGCCAGGTGCAGGAACACCGCATCGCCGGATTTCATATCGACACTGCCGCAGCCCCACAGCTGCTGCTCGCCCTCGGCCCCGACTTCGAACCGGCTGGGCACATTGTCGGCAATCGGCACGGTGTCGAGGTGCCCGGCGAGAATGACGCGCGTGGCCAGTCCGCGATTGGTGCGGGCCAGCACGGTATTGCCGTGCCGCAGAATTTCGAACCCGGTGGTTTGCTCGCGTACGGCCCGCTCGACGATATCGGCGATCACCGTCTCGTCCTTGGACACACTGGGAATATCCACCAGAGCAGCAGCGAGGTTTATGGGATCGGCGCTCAGATCGATGGTCACTGTATCTATTTTGCCTCCGCTACGCTCCGGCGGGTTCGCGGCCCCCTTTGTCTCGTTCTTCCCTCCCTCCGCTCCTCCGCTTCGCTCCCCCGCTCCACTCAGTCCAGA encodes the following:
- a CDS encoding trypsin-like peptidase domain-containing protein, translated to MTTESKNTGPIPGEGPAANNLPQSAQASDSAADRGNLRPSDAPVLGPRPVYRPHVDKHTARAFRRPDGQRSSFAPRTAAAAATAASSDGPQVQNRPPDAVLAEAFGRPAGSDELLQRDPEAKAESAPAAGPVDPWRDPESPARLGAPAVATAQPAALTPGAQLTAREVLFGGRVAPKALIILSAVALVIGLAGGLVGRLTAESTSSLTSRKVALQSADSTNLPHGQIAKVVDAVMPAVVTVRAWVGDTGSTGSGVVIDGAGYIVTNNHVVSLAATDKTGKAQLQVVFSDGTRVPTSIVGRDIKSDLAVLKVDVKNLAVLQLGNSNDVKVGDDVIAIGSPLGLEKTVTSGIVSALHRPVKVGGEGTDTDATLDAVQTDAAINHGNSGGALVDMQGKLIGINSAIKSESGGSVGLGFAIPVDQVKRISQALIRDGSVHHPRLGVSAKTKIVANDVMSGAAVADVQAGSPAAKAGIVEGDVIVKVGDRDVSGPDELTVAVQSNQIGQTVTVRLIRDGREVDVPVTLESD
- a CDS encoding long-chain-acyl-CoA synthetase; translation: MNTDAQSTVGLMDLVRSLPGMALQGPGMLRNAVHMLVKSDSKASIGLFFQRAAAKHPDRPFLRFEGREYRWGEANSEVNRYAHVLAERGVKRGDVVGILLANRPEALFTVLAVVKLGATAGLLNHNQRDSVLQHSFGLLNSVLDVVGEECAEALDTLTELRPSLLWSKDLEAAARTADATNPPVCEQITAKERAYLIFTSGTTGLPKASVMTHLRWTKSMAGIGGLGVRLGGGDTLYCCLPLYHNNALTVALSSVIAGGATLALGRKFSASRFWEEAIATQATAFIYIGELCRYLINQPPKRTDRMHQVRLAVGNGLRPELWDEFRNRFGIKRIVEFYGASEGNIAFINAFSLDKTAGFTPLPFAIVEYDDGTGKARRGSDGKLRRVRPGGVGLLLAKVTSSSPFDGYTDSAATESKLVRDGFTSGDCWFDTGDLVRDQRWGHIAFVDRLGDTFRWKGENVATTEVEGAFGGVDAIDEAVVYGVEIPGTDGKAGIAAVTLADGAEFDGKAAAKVLYDRLPTYAVPLFIRVVAALEQTSTYKSRKVELRNQGFTTDDSSTLYALAGRTDGYVPFYPEYPADVAAAKAPRA
- a CDS encoding O-methyltransferase, whose protein sequence is MTPNLQRNLAYVEESVAEDEILVAARERALELGAAPVPPSVGALLSMYSQLLGARAVVEVGTGAGVSGLWLLDGMREDGTLTTIDSEPEHQRAAREAFRSAEITPARTRLINGRALDVLPRLADGAYDLVFIDAAPLEHPQYVDQAVRLLREGGAILLHNALLGGRVPDPAQRDPQTQAVRAATRAIAENPLLTSVLIPVGDGLLCASRG
- the folP gene encoding dihydropteroate synthase, whose protein sequence is MCAPLPTLCGKPVATDRALVMAIVNRTPDSFYDKGATFSDEAAMAAVARAVAEGADLVDIGGVKAGPGSDVDAAEEARRVVPFVAAIRARFPDLLISVDTWRAEVARAAVRAGADLINDTWAGADPELVAVAAELHAGIVCSHTGGAIPRTRPHRVRYADVVAEVTETVVAAAESAAAAGVAKDSILIDPTHDFGKNTYHGLELLRSVDVLVNTGWPVLMALSNKDFIGETLGVELSERLEGTLAATAWSAAAGARVFRVHEVAATRRVVDMIAAIQGLRPPARTLRGLA
- the sigE gene encoding RNA polymerase sigma factor SigE; this encodes MAREPVILPAQDLLLTGDTSPEGDLNAEALSGTAVFDATGDRTMMPTWDELVREHADRVYRLAYRLSGDQQDAEDLTQETFIRVFRSLQNYQPGTFEGWLHRITTNLFLDMVRRRNRIRMEALPEDYDRVPSEGPGPEQLYHDANLDPELQAALDSLAPEFRAAVVLCDIEGLSYEEIGATLGVKLGTVRSRIHRGRQALKEHLAHNGVERRFAATENVG
- a CDS encoding TIGR00730 family Rossman fold protein, giving the protein MVSQPYSVCVYCSASVDDPAALELARRVGAEIGRRGWQLVSGGGHVSMMGAVATAAREAGATTVGVIPKKLVHREMADVDSDELIVTDSMRERKQIMDERADAFLTLPGGLGTLEELFETWTGAYLGMHDKPVVVLDPDGHYRGLFAWLEEVAERGFAGRTALDRVIVTGDFAEAFAALGPED
- a CDS encoding TIGR00730 family Rossman fold protein, translating into MSAEGELPSARTPQYRGPIMLRRDRKVGIGTTDQHLLDERGPADWVHTDPWRVLRIQAEFVEGFGALAEVPRAVAVFGSARTAPESPEYQAGMAIGGALARAGFAVITGGGPGAMEAANRGASEAGGYSIGLGIELPFEQHLNEWVDLGINFRYFFARKTMFVKYAQAFVCLPGGFGTLDELFEALTLVQTHKINQFPIILFGTKYWAGLVDWLRDSLLGSAKIAPGDMNLIHVTDSVDEVIALVQQAADTRAQMDAAAGTGDQW
- a CDS encoding glucosyl-3-phosphoglycerate synthase — encoded protein: MNKNWVKTNSWDRPQWTVEELVAAKGDRTVSVVLPALNEEATVAAVVASIRPLLGTLVDELVVLDSGSTDATAERAQAAGATVVTREQAVPELEPVPGKGEVLWRSLAVTTGDLVAFVDSDLIDPDPMFVPNLLGPLLTVDGMHLVKAYYRRPLRQGATIDDNGGGRVTELVARPLLAALRPQLSNVLQPLGGEYAGTRELLTAVPFAPGYGVEIGLLLDTHDMLGLSAIGQVNLGVRQHRNRPLSELGVMSRQILGTVLGRAGVADSGAALTQFPLVGGEFTAQSTEVSLADRPPMNTLRPEWAAA
- the dapE gene encoding succinyl-diaminopimelate desuccinylase — its product is MTIDLSADPINLAAALVDIPSVSKDETVIADIVERAVREQTTGFEILRHGNTVLARTNRGLATRVILAGHLDTVPIADNVPSRFEVGAEGEQQLWGCGSVDMKSGDAVFLHLAATVADPVHDLTLIFYDCEEIAAEFNGLGRIERELPEWLAGDLAILGEPSGGWIEAGCQGTLRIRLTTSGVRAHTARAWLGDNAIHRLAPVLERLAGYQAREVEIDGCVYREGLSAVRVSGGVAGNVVPDVAEVDVNFRFAPDRTLDEATEHVREVFSGLDLGFERTDGAPGALPGLSNPAAKDLIEIVHAHGSGGVRAKYGWTDVSRFAARGIPAVNFGPGDPNLAHKRDEHLPVAQITQVTSMLRSYLRGDKA
- the tatB gene encoding Sec-independent protein translocase protein TatB gives rise to the protein MFSSFGFGELLILLVAALVILGPERLPGALRWAMNALKQARDYATGATQQLKDELGPEFEEIRKPLEQLNELRSMNPRSMVTKHLLNGDDSLLNDLTDLTKGNFDKPVTPASSSFENYSMPKPQKPLERNERPPVDPDAT